The following nucleotide sequence is from Microthrixaceae bacterium.
GAGTAGCCACGCCGACGCCACCGCCGCGATCAGAAGCGCCATCTCGTACATGAAGCGCAGCCCCACCAGCCAGCCTGGTGCCTCGGTGTCCATCTTGATGTCGTCGTCGTCGAGCAGCCGGCGAAGGTCACCCAACAAGCGGTCCCCGACACCCATCGTGATGTTCCCTCTCGCCCTGTGCGTAGAATCCAGTCGATGCCTGGCGGGATCGACCGTCGGCCCATTTCACCACCTCATGAGCCTCCAAACGGTAGATATCGCGTCGGTCGATGTGTTGGGTGACGCGCTGCGCCTCCACTTGGGGCCCAACCTCCTGCCCGCGGTGGCAACGAGCCACATTCGCCTGGGACCGTCGATCACAGTCGTGCTCGAGGCGTTGGCTGCCTCACACCGGGTCACGGTGACCTATGGCGGCTCGGAGGCGATTGTCGAGACCGTTGCTTGCCGGAACGGAGGAGACCCGGTATCCACGCTGGTCTCCCCCGACCGCCTGCCATCCTCGTACCGCCAGACCATTGCCCATGGCACCTATTGCTTCGCCGGGCGCAAGATCACCGGACAGAGCGAGCTCGAAGACGGGGCTCGAATGCTGAGAGCGATCAGTGGGCGCCCCGGCTCGTTGGTGGTGGGGTTTCCCGGCCACCCCGATGCCCTCACCGGGCTAGTGCTCGACACCTCAGATCAGCACTCGTTGGCATGGAGCTCATGGCATCTATACCCGGGAGTAGATCCCCACATGATCGTCACCACCTCGGCCCTCGAACTGCAGGAGGTCGCCTGATGTCTGCTCCACGGTGCAGGACCCTGGCCGCAGTCGTGGTCTTGGCGGTGACGCTGGGCCTTGTCGGCGCGGCCTGTTCGAAGTCGGGGAAGGGGCCGGACCTGGCCAAGGAGCTCAACGGTCTGCCCTCGCTCACCAAGCTCACCACGGCTCCGGCGGGGCTCGACGTGAGCGGGGCCGATGGATTCTGGGAGTCCACCGGATCGACTGCCGAGGTCGCCGACGTGATCGCGGCCAAGGCTCGGCCCGATGAGCGCGCCAGCGGTGGAACCGACCAGTACCTGCTCTACCCGTCTGGGACTGTTTG
It contains:
- a CDS encoding DUF2617 family protein — its product is MSLQTVDIASVDVLGDALRLHLGPNLLPAVATSHIRLGPSITVVLEALAASHRVTVTYGGSEAIVETVACRNGGDPVSTLVSPDRLPSSYRQTIAHGTYCFAGRKITGQSELEDGARMLRAISGRPGSLVVGFPGHPDALTGLVLDTSDQHSLAWSSWHLYPGVDPHMIVTTSALELQEVA
- a CDS encoding DUF4247 domain-containing protein — protein: MSAPRCRTLAAVVVLAVTLGLVGAACSKSGKGPDLAKELNGLPSLTKLTTAPAGLDVSGADGFWESTGSTAEVADVIAAKARPDERASGGTDQYLLYPSGTVWVSELNGKSEVVLYKDNDRAYRRHSGVLLASTGWGTRMGGYSGGGGSNNGGSDTGNGFRGGGSGSGK